Proteins encoded within one genomic window of Setaria italica strain Yugu1 chromosome IV, Setaria_italica_v2.0, whole genome shotgun sequence:
- the LOC101755540 gene encoding uncharacterized protein LOC101755540, translating to MGSGLSSNHHRRSSASLHQPPPAAAAPALVVAADGSLREFAPASSPVSASDVLNGAGSSNAFVCSSDALYFDADVPALGADELLRPGQIYFVLPAEMLGRPLSSADMAALAVRASDALAARPRAARAASHNGRARRGGLITKARVVPAAHHAPDGDEEINEKLNQRTLGGFETASRSPARAAKGSVPAARPPMRRALSTIMEDAD from the coding sequence ATGGGATCGGGCCTCTCTAGCAACCACCACCGGAGAAGCAGCGCGTCGCttcaccagccgccgccggcggcggcggcgccggccctgGTCGTCGCGGCCGACGGCTCGCTGCGGGAGTTCGCGCCGGCGTCCTCCCCCGTCTCCGCATCCGACGTCCTCAacggcgccggcagcagcaATGCCTTCGTGTGCAGCTCCGACGCGCTCTACTTCGACGCGGACGTGCCGGCGCTCGGCGCCGACGAGCTGCTCCGCCCGGGGCAGATATACTTCGTCCTCCCCGCGGAGATGCTCGGCCGCCCGCTCTCCAGCGCCGACATGGCCGCGCTCGCCGTGCGCGCCAGCGACGCGCTGGCGGcgaggccgcgggcggcgcgtgCTGCTTCCCACAAcgggcgcgcgcgccgcggcgggctcATCACCAAGGCGCGCGTCGTGCCGGCGGCGCACCACGCgccggacggcgacgaggagatCAACGAGAAGCTGAACCAGCGGACCCTGGGGGGATTCGAGACGGCCTCGCGGAGCCCGGCGAGAGCCGCCAAAGGATCcgtgccggcggcgcggccgccgatGAGGAGGGCACTCAGCACCATCATGGAGGACGCCGATTGA